One Malus domestica chromosome 11, GDT2T_hap1 genomic region harbors:
- the LOC103448863 gene encoding protein trichome birefringence-like 41 encodes MEAAHLLLLLVVCDYQVVVRARGDESPSSCDFFKGRWVLDQSYPLYDPSSCPFIEREFSCQKNGRPDQIHTKYRWQPLDCDLARFDALDFFERFRGKNIIFVGDSLSRNQWQSLTCILHSAVPTANYNVTRVDTVSIFEFTDYGIRVMLDSNMYLVDIVKEKIGRVLKLDSIVGGNLWKDIDMLIFNTWHWWNRRGPSQPWDYVEVGGQTSKDIDRMLAFQKALETWAGWVDSNIDPAKSRVFFQGISPSHYNGSEWHEPSAKSCVGQKEPLLGPYPGASPPALGVLKNVLSTIKKPVTLLDITNLSLLRKDGHPSIYGLGGRTGMDCTHWCLCGVPDTWNEILYNFFL; translated from the exons ATGGAAGCTGctcacctcctcctccttcttgtTGTTTGTGATTACCAAGTAGTAGTACGTGCAAGAGGTGATGAGTCACCATCGTCGTGCGATTTCTTCAAAGGTAGATGGGTTCTGGACCAGTCCTACCCGCTCTACGATCCTTCCTCATGCCCCTTCATTGAGCGCGAGTTTAGCTGCCAAAAGAATGGCCGTCCCGATCAGATTCACACCAAATACAGATGGCAACCACTTGACTGTGATTTAGCAAG ATTTGACGCACTTGACTTCTTCGAAAGATTTAGAGGGAAGAACATCATTTTCGTTGGAGATTCATTGAGCCGAAATCAATGGCAGTCCTTGACATGCATACTTCACTCTGCTGTACCAACTGCTAATTATAATGTGACAAGAGTAGACACTGTATCTATCTTCGAATTCACG GATTATGGAATTAGAGTGATGCTAGACAGTAATATGTATCTAGTAGATATTGTAAAAGAAAAGATTGGGAGGGTCTTGAAGCTTGATTCAATTGTGGGAGGCAACTTATGGAAGGATATTGACATGCTCATCTTTAACACTTGGCATTGGTGGAATCGCAGAGGGCCCTCTCAACC ATGGGATTATGTTGAAGTAGGAGGCCAGACGAGCAAAGACATTGACCGCATGCTTGCTTTTCAGAAGGCGCTCGAGACTTGGGCTGGATGGGTGGATTCAAACATTGATCCAGCAAAGTCTAGGGTTTTCTTCCAAGGAATTTCTCCCTCTCATTACAA tggCAGTGAATGGCATGAACCAAGTGCAAAAAGTTGTGTCGGGCAGAAGGAGCCTTTGCTTGGGCCCTATCCAGGAGCTTCGCCACCAGCTTTGGGTGTGCTGAAGAATGTGTTAAGCACTATCAAAAAGCCAGTGACATTGCTCGATATAACAAACCTCTCGCTCCTGCGTAAAGATGGACATCCTTCAATTTATGGGTTGGGAGGCCGCACGGGAATGGATTGTACTCATTGGTGTCTCTGTGGAGTCCCAGATACTTGGAATGAGATTCtctacaatttttttctttga